The window GTTCTTCAGCTCGACTTTCCCGCCGCGAATCTCCGTGCTGTTCTTCTCGCGAATGCGGAGCCCGTCCGCACGCACGACATTCTCGGGGGAGAGTTCAATCTTCGTTGTTTTGACAGGCGCATTATTCCGATCATCGGATTCGAGCTTCGTCCATGCGGCAATCGCAACCTCTGCGCGGTCGCCGTCGATGTGCGCACGGTCTGCATTGACCGCATAGCCAAAGATATTGATCTCGGCATCCTTGCCTGTACTGAGTGCATTCACCCTACCGTGGAAATCAACCGTATTGCCACGCTCCATCGTCCACTTTGAGAGGTCGCTGTCATGATCCGAACCCTCTTGCCAATACAGCTCCTTTGCCGCAACGACCTCCAGCATACTCTCCTTCGGATCAGGCACATTGTTGAGGTTGAACACAATACCGTCTGCAACGGAGACCTTCCCGCCGAAGAGGCTCAGCTTGCGCGCAATGTCAAACTGCGCCCCCTGATCGACGGTGATGGCACGCGCACCGAGTGCGCCCTCACGGATGAGCGTCTCCGTATCGTTTTTGGTCACAATACCGAGCGTGGAGAGTGTCAACGCGTTCACATCGAGCACGGCATCGCCGCCGATATGGATGCCGTTCGGATTGACGAGGGCGAGCGAGCCCTTGCCCAAGCCCGTCTGGCGCATCGTGCCGAGGATGTCGGATACCTGTGCGCCCGTCACTTGGTTGAGGAGCAGCTTGCCATCGGCGATGTTAAAGTTCAGCGTCTCACCATTTGCAATATTGAACGTGTTCCAGTTGATTGTGCTGTCCGTCCCCGCCGTAATGGTCGCGCCGTCTGCGACGGTCGAGAAGTCCGTACTGCCGCCGATGTTTACATCGCCCGACTGCACAACACCGCCCGTCGGCATGGCAAGTGCAGAGCTCGTGAGCGCGAGGGTAATGAGTGCCGCAAGGCTGCTGCGGCGCATTTTCTTTTTGAGATTCATTCCGTTCCTTCCTTTCCTCTATTAGAAGCTCACGCTCGCCATCAAGTTCCAATGGCGGCTGTTCTGCTTGTTGAGGTTCACCTTGTCCGCATCACGCAAAACCCGCGCATAGTCGAGCGCGAGCGAGAACCGATCATCCGCATAGCGCACGCCAAGCCCCGCACTCGCGATGCTGTCGCTGTCAAAGATCGCATTGCGGTTCCGGTCGTTGCGGTTGTTCGAGAGATGTGCATAGTCCGTGAACGCGAGGAGGCGCGTATGCTTTGCTATCTCGGGGCTGTAGATCTCAAGGCTTCCCACAAAGCCCTTGTCCGCACCGATCGCACGCTCATCGAATCCGCGCACGCTCATCGCACCGCCCGCACCGATCTGTTCGGCGGGGACGACGTGATCCTTCGTATACTGTCCCGTGAGACGCATTGCTCCGATCCAGTCGCTCGCTGCACGCACCTGATAGTTCACTCCCGCACGCAGGAGGGTGAACCGGCTGTCCGCACCCGGCGTGACTTTCTCATAGGAGGCTCCGTCTCCGCTCACGTTCGCCGCAAGTCCGATGTTGCAGGAGAGGGCGCTGTTCGCCTTGCGCCGGCTGTGCAGGTAGGTAAGGGAGGCGAGCATGATGTTGTAGTCGGTCTTGTTGTTGTAGGTTTTGCCGATAAACTTATACCCGAAATCGCTCTCCGTGCGGCGGTAGCCGAATCCCATGTCGAGGATGTCCTTGTTCCGCGCCGTATAGGAGAGGAACCGCTGATAGTGCAAATCGACGTTCGTGCTCCTGCCGCCGATGTTCACATCAAAGAGGCTGCGCGCGCCCGTGTCATAGTTGTCGATGTTGGTGCGCCCGTGGCTGACGCTCGCGGAGATCGCGCCTTTCCACTCCGGCATGAGTTTCCGATAGGAGAGTGCGCCGACCTTGACATCGCCGAAGTGTCCGGGCGAGGTGACGAATGCCGCACCGAAGGTGTCCGCCGTTCCTGAGAGGTTCGTGTTGAGGTAGGTGAGTGCGGTGCGCCAGTCGCCTGTGTACTCCGTCCCCGTGTTGCTGACCGAGAGGCGGACATGGTCGCTCTTTTTCTCCTGCACCTTGACCGTAACGCGGTATGCTCCTGCGCCCGCAGGGGTGAACTCCGTGCTGAGGAGAAGTCCGCCCGTGTCGTTGACGCTCTGGATCTGCTGCGAGAGGGTGCGGATGTTCACGGTGTCGCGCGAGAGCTCGGGCAGCAGCGCACGCACGGTGTTCTCGTTCCCGCCCGTGACGGTGATCCCGCTCACGCGCACGTTCATGTTCCGCGTGTCCATCGCCGTTGCGTTCTTCTCCGCCGCACTGCGCACATCCATCTCCGAATGCGCGATGGCGCGCGCCGCACTGTCGCGGTCGCTGTCCGCAGCCGATGCCGTCCCGTAGTTCAGCAGTGCGCCCCCCGCAAGCATTGCCGCCGCGAGCATCCTTGCCTTCTTTTTCTTCATGCCTCTACCATCCTTTCGGAAGCGTACCGCCCCGTGCCATATCCACACGCGCACAAGTGCAGCACACTTCGTTCCGCTTCGCCGCACAATCTGCGGCGCGACTTCGTACAACACGCCAAAACTTATCCACAGTCTAACGTGTATTAAAATTATAGCACGTATCACCCCCCCGTCCAGACTTTTGTCCTGCGGGAGATATTATTTTATTTTATAGAAAAAAACTATAAAAAAAGAACTGCCCTGCGAAGTACAATACTTCACAGGGCAGTTCGAAAGGTCAGCGTATAAAGTAGGATACCCCCGACTCAAAGATCATCTGGTTCATATCGCCCGGCACGTTCTTGATGATGTCCGCGCCGATGCGCTCGGCGTGCGCCATACGCCCGTAGATGCGTCCGTCGGGGCTGGTGATGCCCTCAATCGCATTCACCGAACCGTTCGGGTTGTACGGCTGCTCAAGCGTCGGATCGCCCTTTTCGTTCACATACTGGGTTGCGATCTGTCCGCGGATGCGGAGATTTGCCACGGTTCTTGCATCCGCATAGAAACGACCCTCTCCATGCGAGACAGCAATCGTGTGCGTGTCACCGACGCTGACCCCGGCGAGCCACGGTGACAAATTCGATGCGACACGCACGCGCACGGTCTGCGAAACGTGGCGACCGATGTTGTTGTATGTGAGCGTCGGTGAGTTCTCACTGAGATCGGTGATTTTCCCATACGGCAGGAGACCGAGCTTCAGGAGTGCCTGGAATCCGTTGCAGATGCCGAGGATCAGCCCATCCTGATCGCGCAGAAGACGCTGTACCGCCTCGGTGAGGGCGGGGGCGCGGAACATCGCCGCGATAAATTTACCCGTGCCGTCCGGCTCATCCCCGCCGCTGAATCCGCCCGGGAGCATGAGGATCTGCGACCTCTTGAGCGATGCCGCGAGCGCGGACACCGTTTCCTCGACCGCCTTCGGCGTAAGGTTCCGCACAACGAAGATCTCGGGAATCGCACCCACACGCTCCCATGCGCGCGCCGAGTCATACTCACAATTTGTTCCGGGGAATACGGGAATGCAGACACGCGGCTTTGCGATCTTGACAGAGCTGCCCGCCAATTTTCCCTGCGTATAGGCGGCGTACGTCGGACGGTCGATCTGGCGCACGGTCTGCGTGACGGTCGTCGGGAAGATTTTTTCCAGAGGCTCCGTAAACGCCTCATGTACATCGCTGAGAACGATGGTGTCGATCTCTGTGATGATGCTCGGCACATCACGCGTCTTGCCGATCTCGACCGCGCCGGTTCCGGCAAGATTCGCCGCCGTATTGAACGAGGATGAAACCTCCAGCAGCATCGTTCCGTAGAGCGGCTTGAAGAGATCGTCCTGCGGGATGAATGTGGTGAACTTGAACCCGAGGTTGTTGCCGAGGCACATCTTCGAAATCGCCGCCGCAATGCCGCCTCGTCCGACACTCATAGCGGAAAACACCTTTTGTTCCTTCATCAGCTGATGAATCTTCGCAAAGTTGGTATTGAGCCGCGAGAACACCGGCAGATCCTGTGCATCGTACGAGATGGGTATCATGACGACCTTGTTGTTGGGATATTTGAACTCGGGTGAGATCGCCTCATTGGCGTGGAGTGTGCTGACCGCAAAGGCAACGAGGGTCGGCGGCACGTTCAGATTCTCGAACGTCCCCGACATGGAGTCCTTGCCGCCGATTGCAGGAATCCCGAGCTCGTGCTGCGCACGCAGTGCACCGAGGAGTGCCGCGAAGGGCTTGCCCCACTTCTTCGGATCGGTACCGAGACGCTCGAAATACTCCTGTAGGGTCAAGCGTACCTTTGCCGCCTCGCCGCCCGCAGCGACGATCTTTGATACTGCCTCAACGACGGCATAGAGTGCACCGTGGAACGGGCTCCACGTCGATAGATCGGGGTCAAACCCAAACGCCATCGCGGATGCCGTATTCGTCTCCCCGTGTCGGACAGGCAGCTTTGCCACCATCGCCTCTGATGGTGTCAACTGGTTCTTGCCGCCGAACGGCATAAGCACCGTAGCGGCACCGACCGTCGCATCGAACCGCTCCCCCAGCCCCTTCTGACTGCATACGTTGAGATCGGAGAGATTCGCAATCCACATATCCTCAAGGGCGCGTCCCACCTTTTTCACTGCGGGGGGGATCTGCTGCAGGTAGGGGGTCTTTTCGTTCGGGGACGCAACGACGACGCGGACGTGCTGACGCACGCCGTTCGTCGCAAGGAAGCCGCGCTCGATCCGTACGATCTCCCTATCGTTCCACTTCATAACGAGACGCGGCTCTGCCGTCACGAGGGCGACCTCCGTCGCCTCAAGATTCTCCGCATCCGCATGGCGCAGGAACGCGGGGACATCCGCAGGTGAGAGCACGACTGCCATGCGCTCCTGCGACTCGGAAATCGCGAGCTCCGTGCCGTCCAGGCCCTCATACTTCTTCGGCACAGCATTGAGATTGATCGTCAGCCCATCCGCGAGCTCGCCGATGGCGACGGCGACACCGCCCGCGCCGAAGTCGTTGCACCGCTTAATCATGCGGCTGACCTCGGGATTGCGGAAGAGGCGCTGAATCTTACGCTCCGTCGGCGCATTCCCCTTCTGCACCTCCGCGCCCGAAGTGGTGAGCGAGGATTCTGTGTGCTGCTTCGATGAGCCCGTCGCGCCGCCGATGCCGTCCCGTCCCGTACGTCCGCCGAGCAGGACGACGACATCCCCCGGACGCGGACGCTCGCGCACGACCTGTGCGGCGGGAGCCGCACCGATGACCGCACCGATCTCCATGCGCTTGGCGAGATAGCCCTTGTGGTAGATCTCGCGCACCTGTCCCGTCGCAAGCCCGATCTGGTTGCCATAGGAGCTGTAGCCCTCCGCCGCGCCGAGCGTGATTTTTTTCTGCGGGAGTTTTCCGGGCAGCGTCTCCTCGATCGGTACGCGCGGATCGGATGCGCCCGTCACGCGCATTGCCTGATAGACATACGAACGCCCCGAGAGCGGATCGCGGATCGCGCCGCCGAGACAGGTCGCCGCCCCGCCGAACGGCTCGATCTCCGTCGGATGGTTGTGCGTCTCATTCTTGAACATGAGAAGCCAGTCCTCATCCTTGCCATCCACATCGACCGTCACATGAATACTGCACGCGTTGATCTCCTCGGATTCGTCGAGATCCCCCAGTTTCCCCTCCGCACGCAGAGCCTTCATCCCGATCACGGCGATGTCCATGAGGGTCATATCGCGCTTTTCACCCTTATAGAGGGTTCGGCGATCATCCGTATACTGCTGATAGGTCTCGACGAGCGGCATCGAAAAAAAGCCGCTCTCAATGTTCACCGCGTCAATCGCTGTGGTAAAGGTCGTATGGCGGCAATGATCCGACCAGTAGGTATCAATGACACGCAGCTCCGTGATCGTCGGGGGACGGTGCTCCGTGTCGCGAAAATACTGCTGCACAAACGCGAGATCCGCCTCGCTCATCGCAAATCCGCGCTCTCTGTGGAAATCCGCCAACTGCCCCTGCGAAAGATCATTGAACGCCGTGAGGACTTCCACATCCATCGGCATCACAATCCGACGCTCCAGGGTCGCGGGCGTGGCAAGCGATGCCTCGCGGCTCTCCACCGTATTGATGAGATACCTCTTGATCTGTTCAAAAACGCGGTCGTCAATTTTCC of the Selenomonas dianae genome contains:
- a CDS encoding ShlB/FhaC/HecB family hemolysin secretion/activation protein: MKKKKARMLAAAMLAGGALLNYGTASAADSDRDSAARAIAHSEMDVRSAAEKNATAMDTRNMNVRVSGITVTGGNENTVRALLPELSRDTVNIRTLSQQIQSVNDTGGLLLSTEFTPAGAGAYRVTVKVQEKKSDHVRLSVSNTGTEYTGDWRTALTYLNTNLSGTADTFGAAFVTSPGHFGDVKVGALSYRKLMPEWKGAISASVSHGRTNIDNYDTGARSLFDVNIGGRSTNVDLHYQRFLSYTARNKDILDMGFGYRRTESDFGYKFIGKTYNNKTDYNIMLASLTYLHSRRKANSALSCNIGLAANVSGDGASYEKVTPGADSRFTLLRAGVNYQVRAASDWIGAMRLTGQYTKDHVVPAEQIGAGGAMSVRGFDERAIGADKGFVGSLEIYSPEIAKHTRLLAFTDYAHLSNNRNDRNRNAIFDSDSIASAGLGVRYADDRFSLALDYARVLRDADKVNLNKQNSRHWNLMASVSF
- a CDS encoding phosphoribosylformylglycinamidine synthase, producing the protein MAVKRIFVEKRQGFFDIPAQRLCDDLVETFRLTDLRAVRIITRYDIEGLSAEEFAQVRNIVFADPPVDTVYEDVLPFFSDARIFAIEPLPGQFDPTAAAAAECVQLVTQGERPDVCTARVIVLIGKIDDRVFEQIKRYLINTVESREASLATPATLERRIVMPMDVEVLTAFNDLSQGQLADFHRERGFAMSEADLAFVQQYFRDTEHRPPTITELRVIDTYWSDHCRHTTFTTAIDAVNIESGFFSMPLVETYQQYTDDRRTLYKGEKRDMTLMDIAVIGMKALRAEGKLGDLDESEEINACSIHVTVDVDGKDEDWLLMFKNETHNHPTEIEPFGGAATCLGGAIRDPLSGRSYVYQAMRVTGASDPRVPIEETLPGKLPQKKITLGAAEGYSSYGNQIGLATGQVREIYHKGYLAKRMEIGAVIGAAPAAQVVRERPRPGDVVVLLGGRTGRDGIGGATGSSKQHTESSLTTSGAEVQKGNAPTERKIQRLFRNPEVSRMIKRCNDFGAGGVAVAIGELADGLTINLNAVPKKYEGLDGTELAISESQERMAVVLSPADVPAFLRHADAENLEATEVALVTAEPRLVMKWNDREIVRIERGFLATNGVRQHVRVVVASPNEKTPYLQQIPPAVKKVGRALEDMWIANLSDLNVCSQKGLGERFDATVGAATVLMPFGGKNQLTPSEAMVAKLPVRHGETNTASAMAFGFDPDLSTWSPFHGALYAVVEAVSKIVAAGGEAAKVRLTLQEYFERLGTDPKKWGKPFAALLGALRAQHELGIPAIGGKDSMSGTFENLNVPPTLVAFAVSTLHANEAISPEFKYPNNKVVMIPISYDAQDLPVFSRLNTNFAKIHQLMKEQKVFSAMSVGRGGIAAAISKMCLGNNLGFKFTTFIPQDDLFKPLYGTMLLEVSSSFNTAANLAGTGAVEIGKTRDVPSIITEIDTIVLSDVHEAFTEPLEKIFPTTVTQTVRQIDRPTYAAYTQGKLAGSSVKIAKPRVCIPVFPGTNCEYDSARAWERVGAIPEIFVVRNLTPKAVEETVSALAASLKRSQILMLPGGFSGGDEPDGTGKFIAAMFRAPALTEAVQRLLRDQDGLILGICNGFQALLKLGLLPYGKITDLSENSPTLTYNNIGRHVSQTVRVRVASNLSPWLAGVSVGDTHTIAVSHGEGRFYADARTVANLRIRGQIATQYVNEKGDPTLEQPYNPNGSVNAIEGITSPDGRIYGRMAHAERIGADIIKNVPGDMNQMIFESGVSYFIR